The following are from one region of the Ptychodera flava strain L36383 chromosome 15, AS_Pfla_20210202, whole genome shotgun sequence genome:
- the LOC139151504 gene encoding uncharacterized protein, translated as MRKLKHMKILAVLILFFGGFLTFFYQYSIDQRFRVLVFWCGLDNILLNSDGWLNGTLEPSDDYVVPNIAHFTWLYCRDFSFIHLLSMVSVYKVMQPERILFHTNCEPEGRWWNEVKLIPTLEIKYIEPPVRVFDQELNLNWPEHQSDIARIEVLLKYGGVYFDPDIFVVQPLDPLRKYDYVVGREDGYMLNNGIIMTAVNSTFLRLFYESYRNYRRRCFNCNSIIQQHNLAEKYSHLIHIENYSMQHPDNLHWKLLFYGKFPWKEGHYTFHIWMGAYRIWSWIGAPRQQGGEWIREFSPENIKQLDSSFGEMCRFIYYGNSSIIPEEAEAPKPWWLAVREQIHGQVLPTPPKAKSKPLKFRKKFSKKALREN; from the coding sequence ATGAGGAAGTTGAAGCATATGAAGATTTTGGCAGTACTAATTCTCTTCTTCGGGGGATTTTTAACATTCTTTTATCAATACAGCATTGACCAGCGTTTCCGTGTCCTTGTGTTCTGGTGTGGTCTGGACAATATACTCCTGAACAGTGACGGCTGGCTCAACGGAACTCTGGAGCCAAGCGATGACTACGTCGTCCCGAACATTGCCCACTTCACGTGGCTCTACTGTCGCGACTTCAGCTTCATCCACCTGCTCAGTATGGTCAGCGTTTACAAGGTGATGCAGCCGGAGCGCATCCTCTTCCACACCAATTGCGAGCCGGAGGGTCGCTGGTGGAACGAGGTGAAGCTCATCCCGACGCTGGAGATCAAGTACATCGAACCGCCTGTCAGGGTGTTCGACCAGGAGCTGAACTTGAACTGGCCTGAGCACCAGTCAGACATCGCTAGAATTGAAGTGCTCCTCAAATACGGCGGTGTTTACTTTGACCCCGACATATTTGTAGTTCAACCACTGGACCCGTTACGCAAATATGACTATGTTGTCGGTCGCGAGGATGGTTACATGCTTAACAACGGTATTATCATGACAGCGGTGAACTCCACCTTTTTACGACTCTTCTACGAAAGCTACAGAAACTACAGGCGGCGCTGTTTCAACTGCAACTCCATCATTCAACAGCACAACTTGGCTGAGAAGTACTCGCACTTGATCCACATCGAAAACTACAGTATGCAGCACCCCGACAACCTCCACTGGAAGTTGCTGTTCTACGGGAAGTTCCCTTGGAAGGAGGGCCACTACACTTTCCACATCTGGATGGGCGCGTACAGGATCTGGAGCTGGATCGGAGCGCCGAGGCAGCAGGGAGGCGAATGGATCCGCGAGTTCTCGCCGGAGAACATCAAACAGTTAGACTCTTCCTTCGGTGAAATGTGCCGGTTCATCTACTATGGTAACAGCAGCATTATACCTGAAGAAGCCGAGGCACCCAAGCCATGGTGGCTTGCCGTCAGAGAGCAGATCCACGGCCAGGTGCTACCAACTCCACCCAAGGCCAAATCAAAGCCACTGAAATTCAGGAAGAAGTTCTCCAAGAAGGCTTTGCGCGAGAATTGA